One Tessaracoccus lacteus DNA window includes the following coding sequences:
- a CDS encoding metal ABC transporter substrate-binding protein, whose protein sequence is MDLKPALAAAAALSLAACGSTAATSSTDAEDNGPDVVVAFYPLEWASTQVMGDIGSVSTLTAPGVEPHDLELTPKQVASLADADLVIYLSDFQSAVDDAIEQSGATNVLDVAQYVDLLTPVEDHDHEADEHEEEATEDEHDHGDFDPHFWQDPTRMQKVVAAISDALAEVDAGNAGTFSANADAATAELSRIDDEFTTGLQNCAINEFITTHEAFGYLADRYDLTQIGISGISPDEEPSPARIAAIQEEATEHNITTIFFETLSSDAVASSIASDLGLKTAVLDPLEGVTEKSPGTDYPSIMRANLEALRTANGCS, encoded by the coding sequence ATGGACCTGAAGCCCGCACTTGCCGCCGCCGCAGCGCTCAGCCTCGCGGCCTGTGGCTCGACCGCTGCCACCAGCTCGACCGACGCCGAGGACAACGGCCCCGACGTGGTCGTCGCCTTCTATCCGCTGGAGTGGGCGAGCACCCAGGTGATGGGCGACATCGGGTCGGTCTCGACGCTGACGGCGCCGGGCGTCGAGCCGCACGACCTGGAGCTCACGCCGAAACAGGTCGCATCCCTGGCCGACGCCGACCTGGTCATCTACCTCTCCGACTTTCAGAGCGCCGTCGACGACGCCATCGAGCAGTCCGGCGCGACCAACGTGCTGGACGTCGCCCAGTACGTCGATCTGCTGACCCCTGTCGAGGACCACGACCACGAGGCGGACGAGCACGAAGAGGAGGCCACCGAGGACGAGCACGACCACGGCGACTTCGACCCGCACTTCTGGCAGGACCCGACCCGGATGCAGAAGGTCGTCGCGGCGATCTCCGACGCGCTCGCCGAGGTCGATGCCGGCAATGCGGGGACCTTCAGCGCCAACGCAGACGCCGCGACCGCGGAGCTGAGCAGGATCGACGACGAGTTCACCACGGGCCTGCAGAACTGTGCGATCAACGAGTTCATCACCACGCACGAGGCCTTCGGCTACCTCGCCGACCGCTACGACCTCACCCAGATCGGCATCTCGGGCATCAGCCCAGACGAGGAGCCCTCGCCGGCCCGCATCGCCGCCATCCAGGAGGAGGCGACGGAGCACAACATCACCACGATCTTCTTCGAGACCCTCAGCTCCGACGCAGTCGCCTCGTCGATCGCGAGCGACCTCGGCCTGAAGACCGCTGTGCTCGACCCCCTCGAGGGCGTCACGGAAAAGTCGCCCGGCACTGACTACCCTTCAATCATGCGCGCAAACCTCGAAGCACTACGGACGGCCAATGGCTGCAGCTGA
- a CDS encoding antibiotic biosynthesis monooxygenase family protein codes for MLAISRFRDQGDGFRDEAQPVVDWWSARPGCVSMDLVQNLDEPGLWAIVGRWASVGAYRRSFNGYDAKMLLTPLLSRAVDEPSAYLPPDEVGENQPRNT; via the coding sequence ATGCTCGCCATCAGCCGCTTCCGCGACCAGGGCGACGGGTTCCGAGACGAGGCTCAGCCCGTCGTCGACTGGTGGTCGGCCCGTCCCGGCTGCGTCAGCATGGACCTCGTGCAGAACCTCGACGAGCCGGGTCTGTGGGCCATTGTCGGCCGCTGGGCGTCCGTCGGCGCCTACCGCCGCTCCTTCAACGGGTACGACGCGAAGATGCTGCTGACCCCACTGCTCAGCCGCGCCGTCGACGAGCCGAGCGCCTACCTGCCGCCCGACGAGGTCGGCGAGAACCAGCCCCGCAACACCTGA
- a CDS encoding metal ABC transporter permease, with translation MIEILSLPFMQRAVIAAVLSGLIAPAIGTFIVQKRMSLLGDGLGHVAIAGVGLALMTGWATMPVAVVVCVVGAVAVELLRQHGKATGDLGLAILFYGGLASGVLMAGIAGQGAGGLSSYLFGSLTSVSETDIVLIAVLGVVILVTCIGLAPRLFAVCVDEDFARVLGIRVKVINLLVVVLAAISITAAMRTVGLLLISALMVIPVAAAQQLFVGFYHAFFGSMVVGVLAALGGTVGSYYLDTATGATIVVTSIVLLGIAWLLGGRIRRAHQFIPFVEDHGGHDHTPAENHDDGHAHKSGVKVIQHGDHVDYVHDGHRHALHGDHYDEH, from the coding sequence ATGATCGAGATCCTCTCCCTGCCGTTCATGCAGCGCGCGGTCATCGCCGCCGTGCTGAGCGGCCTCATCGCGCCCGCCATCGGCACCTTCATCGTCCAGAAGCGCATGAGCCTGCTGGGCGACGGGCTCGGCCATGTGGCGATCGCGGGCGTCGGCCTGGCGCTGATGACGGGCTGGGCGACCATGCCCGTCGCCGTCGTCGTCTGCGTCGTCGGGGCGGTGGCCGTCGAACTGCTGCGCCAGCACGGCAAGGCGACCGGAGACCTCGGCCTGGCCATCCTGTTCTACGGCGGCCTCGCCTCCGGCGTGCTGATGGCCGGCATCGCCGGGCAGGGCGCCGGCGGACTGTCGTCGTACCTGTTCGGCTCGCTCACCTCGGTCAGCGAGACCGACATCGTGCTGATCGCCGTGCTCGGCGTCGTGATCCTCGTCACGTGCATCGGGCTGGCCCCCCGGCTGTTCGCCGTGTGCGTCGACGAGGACTTCGCCCGGGTGCTCGGCATCCGCGTCAAGGTCATCAACCTGCTCGTGGTCGTGCTGGCCGCCATCAGCATCACGGCGGCGATGCGGACCGTCGGCCTGCTGCTGATCAGTGCCCTGATGGTCATCCCCGTCGCCGCCGCCCAGCAGCTGTTCGTCGGCTTCTACCACGCCTTCTTCGGGTCGATGGTCGTCGGCGTCCTTGCGGCCCTCGGCGGCACCGTCGGCTCCTACTACCTGGACACCGCCACCGGCGCCACCATCGTCGTGACCTCCATCGTGCTGCTCGGCATAGCCTGGCTGCTCGGCGGGCGGATCCGCAGGGCTCACCAGTTCATCCCGTTCGTGGAGGACCACGGAGGCCACGACCACACCCCCGCCGAGAACCACGACGACGGCCACGCGCACAAGTCCGGGGTCAAGGTGATCCAGCACGGAGACCATGTCGACTACGTCCACGACGGGCACCGGCATGCCCTCCACGGAGACCACTATGACGAGCACTAA
- a CDS encoding Fur family transcriptional regulator, giving the protein MTSTNSPVTRQTWQRAAVRDLMEGAREFRTAQQVHDQLRGIGAKVGLATVYRALQAMAEAGEVDVLRTPDGEAAYRRCSAGHHHHLVCRRCGFSIEIKPTDLEAWAATVAQQHGFTQVGHELEIFGLCQDCSRLADDA; this is encoded by the coding sequence ATGACGAGCACTAACAGCCCGGTCACCCGCCAGACCTGGCAGCGCGCCGCGGTGCGTGACCTGATGGAGGGAGCACGCGAGTTCCGCACCGCGCAGCAGGTCCACGACCAGTTGCGCGGAATCGGGGCGAAGGTGGGGCTCGCCACGGTCTACCGGGCGCTGCAGGCGATGGCCGAGGCCGGCGAGGTGGACGTGCTGCGCACCCCCGACGGCGAGGCGGCCTACCGGCGCTGTTCCGCCGGTCACCACCACCACCTCGTCTGTCGGCGCTGCGGCTTCTCGATCGAGATCAAGCCGACCGACCTGGAGGCCTGGGCGGCCACCGTCGCGCAGCAGCACGGCTTCACGCAGGTCGGCCACGAGCTCGAGATTTTCGGGCTGTGTCAGGACTGCTCCCGCCTGGCGGACGACGCCTGA
- a CDS encoding metal ABC transporter ATP-binding protein, translated as MAAADLVHAEGVYVSLGGMPILRDVHVDVAAGEAVALIGGNGSGKSTLIRAVLGLIPHQEGVVELFGERLPGFHDWRRVGYVPQLSTVNVAGATVREIASAGRLAHRRPFQWLSAADRAARDHALEQVGLADRAKWPFSALSGGQKQRVLIARALAAEPELLVMDEPLAGVDLHSQAGLAELLRGFRDAGLGLLVVLHERGAMAQVLDRTVTLCDGRVVTDENHPVDTERDHPAPEPSLIGLSDPIAGAAS; from the coding sequence ATGGCTGCAGCTGACCTCGTCCACGCCGAGGGCGTCTACGTCTCCCTCGGCGGGATGCCCATCCTCCGCGACGTCCACGTCGACGTCGCGGCCGGTGAGGCCGTCGCCCTGATCGGCGGCAACGGATCCGGCAAGTCGACACTCATCCGCGCCGTGCTGGGGCTCATCCCGCACCAGGAGGGCGTCGTCGAGCTCTTCGGCGAGCGGCTGCCAGGGTTCCACGACTGGCGGCGCGTGGGCTACGTGCCACAGCTGTCGACGGTGAACGTGGCGGGCGCGACCGTGCGCGAGATCGCGTCGGCCGGGCGGCTGGCACACCGCAGGCCCTTCCAGTGGTTGTCCGCCGCCGACCGGGCTGCCAGGGACCACGCCCTCGAACAGGTCGGGCTGGCCGACCGCGCGAAGTGGCCGTTCAGCGCGCTGTCCGGAGGCCAGAAGCAGCGGGTGCTGATCGCCCGCGCACTGGCCGCCGAGCCCGAGCTGCTCGTGATGGACGAACCGCTGGCCGGCGTCGACCTGCACAGCCAGGCCGGGCTGGCGGAGCTGCTGCGTGGCTTCCGAGACGCGGGGCTCGGCCTGCTCGTCGTGTTGCACGAACGCGGCGCCATGGCCCAGGTCCTCGACCGCACGGTCACGCTGTGCGACGGACGCGTCGTGACAGACGAGAACCACCCCGTCGATACCGAACGCGACCACCCGGCCCCCGAGCCGTCGCTGATCGGACTCTCCGACCCCATCGCAGGAGCGGCATCATGA